In Miscanthus floridulus cultivar M001 chromosome 19, ASM1932011v1, whole genome shotgun sequence, the DNA window CGCCGAGATCTACTCGCTGCAGTCGTCGCGGAACCCCACGCCGCGGGGGTCCAGCTTCAACCACACCGACTTCTACTCCATGGTCGGCCGCAGCTCCAACTTCGCGGCCGGGGACGCGTTCGGGCTGCGCACCGGCGCCACGCCCAGGCCGTCCAACTACGAGGAGGACGCGCAGGGCGGCAAGCAGGCGAACAAGTACGGCGGCCAGTACCCGGCGCCCAacccggccatggcggcgcagccCATGCCCACCAAGGGTCTCAAGAAGGCGGCGGCCAATGGGCAGGCCAAGGGCGAGGACGGCAAGGACCTGCACATGTTCGTCTGGAGCTCCAGCGCGTCGCCCGTGTCTGATGTGTTCGGCAATGGCGCCGCGGAGTACAACGACGCCGCCGCCGTCAAGGAGGTCCGCATGGCCGTCGCCTCCCCGCGCAAAGGTAGCTCCTTGTATTGACGAGCTCCTACTTGTTGGCTGCGCTGCATGCTCAGCTAAACAAACTTGTTCTTTTCTTGTTGGACGATGTTTTAGTTGCGGCGGACGGGAGGAAGGAGCGGGGCGAGGACTTCACAGAGCGGGACGACTTCAGCTTCGGGAACAGGGGCGCGGCGGAGAGGGACGCGGAAGCCGGCGACGAGAAGGCGGCGGCCGGTGCAGGGAATGCCGGCGGCGTGGCGGCGCCCGCGGCGATGCCACCGACGAGCGTGATGACGCGGCTCATCCTCATCATGGTGTGGCGCAAGCTGATCCGCAACCCCAACACCTACTCCAGCCTCATCGGCCTCAGTCTGGTCGCTCGTCTGCTTCAGGTAATTCGGCATCACCGGCGGCGTGAGTGATTCAATGTGCGTTCGATCTTTCACTCCTACTAACTTAATCTGCTTTCGTTTCTCGATCGATGTGTTTGCTCGGCGGACAGGTGGAACTTCGAGATGCCGGCGATCATCCTCAAGTCCATCTCGATCCTCTCCGACGCCGGGCTCGGCATGGCCATGTTCAGTCTCGGTCCGTGGATCTGAAAACCAACCCTCTCTCTGCCCTGCCTCCGTCCTCTCTGGACCTTGGACCTGGACGCCACCTATGGAACAGTACATCTTGCTTGTCTGACACTGTGTGACGTCGCTTTGTCCGTGCATGCAGGGCTGTTCATGGCGCTGCAGCCACGGATCATCGCGTGCGGGAACAAGGTGGCCACGTTCGCCATGGCCGTGCGGTTCCTGACCGGCCCGGCCGTCATGGCCGCCGCCTCCCTGGCCGTCGGCCTCCGCGGCACGCTCCTCCATGTCGCCATCGTCCAGGTAAACAAACAAAAaagctcccaaaccaaaccaaaaCCTTCACCACGAGTCACGACCGACCAAGACCAACCAACCGCACAATTGCACAAACAAACCAAAGCACAGGCAGGCAGGCCTGCCACTGACAAGGACCGCCTTTtgattgaaaagaaaaaaaagtccATCCAAACAGCGGTCGGGTCAAGTGGCCGGCCGGCATGCCGATCGATATGCCCCCTGTGCCGGTAAAGCGCGGCACAGCCTCCCTTCCGCTTTTGGACTTTGCCCACGCACAACACCAACGCCGGCTGGCTGAAACGCCGTCGCCTTTTTTTCCCCCCTCGGATGACTGACGTTCGTTTTGTTTACCGACGACGCACGCAGGCCGCGCTGCCGCAGGGCATTGTCCCCTTCGTCTTCGCCAAGGAGTACGGCGTGCACCCTGACATCCTCAGCACGGCGTAAGCACACGCAGCTCAGCTTTGTGTTCCATCCATGAATCGATCGATCCGTCGTCTTGCATGCAGATGCAGCTGAGCTTGCACTAGCAGCAGAGGCGCCGAGATTCTCGGGTCTCCCCGCTTTGCCTGCCAGCCTCAGGGTTTTGTCTCACCTGCTGTTCTGCTTTGTGGTTGCAGAGTCATCTTCGGCATGCTCATCGCGCTGCCCATCACGCTGGTGTACTACATCCTGATGGGGCTGTGAAAAAGCCAGACAAGCTGTTCGTTCTCGCAGTCGCAGGCCAGCCACAGCTCAGCGATGTCGGATGGATGGAGCAGGAAGGAGACAGACGAGGGGACAAGAGAACCGCAGCGACTGCGCGTACGTGCAGGGCAGGGAGGAGATTAATTCGTAGGAGTATTAGTTCTTAGGTGTAGAGATCATGCATGGAAGGCGATTAGAGAGAGCAAACAAAATGTTTAGGACAAGAGTTTGAAGGCCTTGGGATGACAGTTTGCAAAGCATCCGGTTGCTAAGGTTATCAGGTTGATTTGGGTGTGTTAGGAACTGATCATGTGGAGGGCTTTCCATGGATAGTTGGGCTAGCCATGCCTTATGAAATGGATGCATGTCACTTTGATGGAATGGAATGCTAGGGCTCTTGTTCATCTAGGGTATACTACTTGGATTGGCAACATGTTCCTGCTTCAGTACTTCTTTAACAGTATCTGACATCAAAACGGTGGAGTggggtaatttggtctctaaTCCTTCATGAACAAACCCTTGTGTTCTGCAATTGTACTAGGCTATGCTTAGGATTTAAGAATAAAGCCAGCTGATGGGGTGAAAAATAAACTGAAAGATTGCACATCATATACTCAAAAGTTCATGATCATTTGTAGTTGTTTTTTTGGGTTTGGGTGCGTGTGTGtgttggggtggggtgggggggggggggggggggggggggtattgtTCCTTTGTAACAAAGCACACCGAGCCACTGACCACGCACGATAAGCCAAGTTTCATGTTAATGTTCAACGCAATTTTGAATATTACCATAAATCATGTTCCACTTTACAATTGTACCATTGCTtgttatggccccgttcgcttcgctaaaaaaacaagccgaaacactgttctgactgattggttatgagagaaaaacactattccggctaaaaaaataaactgaaaaatatggattataagacaagcgaacatggcctatatATTAATAACGTCATCCAACGCGGACCCAACAAATAGATTGTTGTCtttgacaaaaaaaaatattttttttcatcaAGAATGGTTATATCAAAGGTCTAAATTGCGGCGTAGCCGGCTTAATTGTCTACTGAGAGAGTGCTACTGCAGCAGCAGAGTGAAGCCACCAATTGAACTCTGAATGATTCAGTGTGAACGTGTGCGGTGGACTGCGTTGATGAGAATTGTTGTGAAGCGTGAAGAGAGGAATACGAAGTAATCAGTCGCCAACCGATTTCGGTCAATGAACTAATCAATCATGCCTGTTCTTATATCTTTTTCATAAGTTAACTAGACATAAATTATCACAGAAATGTCACTAAGGCTATTTTTACCAAACGGTTTTCAAAACGGATTCAACTCCACCGCGAGAGAATCCGGAGCCGGAACCCTTAAGCTTGTTCGGTTCCTTTAGAACAAGTTCTTGGAACAATTCCCAAATGAAATGGTTCATTAATCTGTATAATCTTAATGAGTTAGAATGGTTTTTAGGTCCAATCCAAACTAATCTAATGGACCCTTAGCCGG includes these proteins:
- the LOC136527384 gene encoding LOW QUALITY PROTEIN: probable auxin efflux carrier component 1c (The sequence of the model RefSeq protein was modified relative to this genomic sequence to represent the inferred CDS: deleted 1 base in 1 codon); this encodes MITGTDFYHVMTAMVPLYVAMILAYGSVRWWRIFTPDQCSGINRFVALFAVPLLSFHFISTNNPYTMNLRFIAADTLQKLIVLALLTAWSYLSRRGCLEWTITLFSLSTLPNTLVMGIPLLKGMYGDFSGSLMVQIVVLQCIIWYTLMLFMFEYRGARILITEQFPDTAGAIASIVVDPDVVSLDGRNDAIETEAEVKEDGKIHVTVRRSNASRSDIYSRRSMGFSSTTPRPSNLTNAEIYSLQSSRNPTPRGSSFNHTDFYSMVGRSSNFAAGDAFGLRTGATPRPSNYEEDAQGGKQANKYGGQYPAPNPAMAAQPMPTKGLKKAAANGQAKGEDGKDLHMFVWSSSASPVSDVFGNGAAEYNDAAAVKEVRMAVASPRKVAADGRKERGEDFTERDDFSFGNRGAAERDAEAGDEKAAAGAGNAGGVAAPAAMPPTSVMTRLILIMVWRKLIRNPNTYSSLIGLVWSLVCFRWNFEMPAIILKSISILSDAGLGMAMFSLGLFMALQPRIIACGNKVATFAMAVRFLTGPAVMAAASLAVGLRGTLLHVAIVQAALPQGIVPFVFAKEYGVHPDILSTAVIFGMLIALPITLVYYILMGL